A genome region from Solanum pennellii chromosome 12, SPENNV200 includes the following:
- the LOC107005544 gene encoding NAP1-related protein 2-like isoform X2: protein MGADKGKKQKVDEENNIDGDLVFSIEKLQEIQDELEKINEEASDEVLEVEQKYNEVRKPVYDKRNNIIKAIPDFWLTAFLSHPVLGELLTEEDQKIFKFLSSIEVEESKDVKSGYSITFNFSANPYFENTKLSKTYTFLEDGPTKISATTIKWKEAMGIPNGVSHEKNGNKRSHAEESFFTWFGEVNQKDEDEDEALEIQDEVAEIIKDDLWPHPLTYFNNEPDEENFDGDQGKESEGSEDDEEDEDGDEE from the exons ATGGGTGCAGACAAAGGGAAGAAACAAAAAGTGGATGAAGAAAACAACATTGATGGTGACCTTGTTTTTTCCATTGAAAAATTGCAAGAAATTCAAGACGAGCTTGAGAAG ATTAATGAAGAAGCAAGTGATGAAGTATTGGAAGTGGAACAGAAGTACAATGAGGTCCGCAAGCCTGTCTATGATAAGCGAAACAACATCATTAAAGCTATTCCAGATTTCTGGTTGACTGCT TTTTTGAGCCATCCTGTCCTAGGTGAACTTCTAACTGAAGAAGACCAAAAG ATCTTCAAGTTTCTTAGTTCTATTGAAGTGGAAGAATCTAAAGATGTGAAGTCGGGCTATTCGATCACCTTT AACTTCAGTGCAAatccttattttgaaaatacaaaGCTCTCAAAGACCTATACCTTCCTTGAAGATGGACCGACAAAGATTTCTGCTACAACAATAAAATGGAAAGAAGCCATG GGCATCCCTAATGGAGTTTCTCATGAGAAGAATGGAAACAAGCGATCTCATGCTGAGGAAAG CTTCTTTACATGGTTCGGTGAAGTCaatcaaaaagatgaggatgaggatgaggcTCTAGAGATTCAGGATGAG GTTGCTGAGATAATTAAGGATGACTTGTGGCCGCACCCGCTCACGTATTTTAACAAT GAGCCTGATGAAGAAAATTTCGATGGGGACCAG GGTAAGGAGAGTGAAGGCTCTGAAGACGATGAGGAGGACGAAGATGGCGATGAAGAATGA
- the LOC107005544 gene encoding NAP1-related protein 2-like isoform X3, with protein sequence MGADKGKKQKVDEENNIDGDLVFSIEKLQEIQDELEKINEEASDEVLEVEQKYNEVRKPVYDKRNNIIKAIPDFWLTAFLSHPVLGELLTEEDQKIFKFLSSIEVEESKDVKSGYSITFNFSANPYFENTKLSKTYTFLEDGPTKISATTIKWKEAMGIPNGVSHEKNGNKRSHAEESFFTWFGEVNQKDEDEDEALEIQDEVAEIIKDDLWPHPLTYFNNEPDEENFDGDQG encoded by the exons ATGGGTGCAGACAAAGGGAAGAAACAAAAAGTGGATGAAGAAAACAACATTGATGGTGACCTTGTTTTTTCCATTGAAAAATTGCAAGAAATTCAAGACGAGCTTGAGAAG ATTAATGAAGAAGCAAGTGATGAAGTATTGGAAGTGGAACAGAAGTACAATGAGGTCCGCAAGCCTGTCTATGATAAGCGAAACAACATCATTAAAGCTATTCCAGATTTCTGGTTGACTGCT TTTTTGAGCCATCCTGTCCTAGGTGAACTTCTAACTGAAGAAGACCAAAAG ATCTTCAAGTTTCTTAGTTCTATTGAAGTGGAAGAATCTAAAGATGTGAAGTCGGGCTATTCGATCACCTTT AACTTCAGTGCAAatccttattttgaaaatacaaaGCTCTCAAAGACCTATACCTTCCTTGAAGATGGACCGACAAAGATTTCTGCTACAACAATAAAATGGAAAGAAGCCATG GGCATCCCTAATGGAGTTTCTCATGAGAAGAATGGAAACAAGCGATCTCATGCTGAGGAAAG CTTCTTTACATGGTTCGGTGAAGTCaatcaaaaagatgaggatgaggatgaggcTCTAGAGATTCAGGATGAG GTTGCTGAGATAATTAAGGATGACTTGTGGCCGCACCCGCTCACGTATTTTAACAAT GAGCCTGATGAAGAAAATTTCGATGGGGACCAG GGGTAG
- the LOC107005544 gene encoding NAP1-related protein 2-like isoform X1, whose amino-acid sequence MGADKGKKQKVDEENNIDGDLVFSIEKLQEIQDELEKINEEASDEVLEVEQKYNEVRKPVYDKRNNIIKAIPDFWLTAFLSHPVLGELLTEEDQKIFKFLSSIEVEESKDVKSGYSITFNFSANPYFENTKLSKTYTFLEDGPTKISATTIKWKEAMGIPNGVSHEKNGNKRSHAEESFFTWFGEVNQKDEDEDEALEIQDEVAEIIKDDLWPHPLTYFNNEPDEENFDGDQSSEGQKIIMVIEGGRKLRTRVELEGKESEGSEDDEEDEDGDEE is encoded by the exons ATGGGTGCAGACAAAGGGAAGAAACAAAAAGTGGATGAAGAAAACAACATTGATGGTGACCTTGTTTTTTCCATTGAAAAATTGCAAGAAATTCAAGACGAGCTTGAGAAG ATTAATGAAGAAGCAAGTGATGAAGTATTGGAAGTGGAACAGAAGTACAATGAGGTCCGCAAGCCTGTCTATGATAAGCGAAACAACATCATTAAAGCTATTCCAGATTTCTGGTTGACTGCT TTTTTGAGCCATCCTGTCCTAGGTGAACTTCTAACTGAAGAAGACCAAAAG ATCTTCAAGTTTCTTAGTTCTATTGAAGTGGAAGAATCTAAAGATGTGAAGTCGGGCTATTCGATCACCTTT AACTTCAGTGCAAatccttattttgaaaatacaaaGCTCTCAAAGACCTATACCTTCCTTGAAGATGGACCGACAAAGATTTCTGCTACAACAATAAAATGGAAAGAAGCCATG GGCATCCCTAATGGAGTTTCTCATGAGAAGAATGGAAACAAGCGATCTCATGCTGAGGAAAG CTTCTTTACATGGTTCGGTGAAGTCaatcaaaaagatgaggatgaggatgaggcTCTAGAGATTCAGGATGAG GTTGCTGAGATAATTAAGGATGACTTGTGGCCGCACCCGCTCACGTATTTTAACAAT GAGCCTGATGAAGAAAATTTCGATGGGGACCAG TCCTCCGAAGGTCAAAAGATCATAATGGTCATTGAGGGTGGGAGAAAACTGCGGACTCGAGTGGAACTTGAG GGTAAGGAGAGTGAAGGCTCTGAAGACGATGAGGAGGACGAAGATGGCGATGAAGAATGA